In the Cucurbita pepo subsp. pepo cultivar mu-cu-16 chromosome LG17, ASM280686v2, whole genome shotgun sequence genome, GAAGAACAATCTCACGCTCCCAAACCATCAATTAAGAACATTAATAtcatcttaaaagaaaaagataagaacAAGTTATAGAATCTTTGTACgtaatatcaatttttaaatggcaaataaaataaaatactcttAAGGAATCACAAGCCTAGAGAaacttattaattattaaacttttaaagaatttaaaaattgaggttgaattattgaatattGGATTATGTGAAATATCTACGGTCGTGATTGCTTTtcctattaattatttatttattgaaattcgGACATCACCGATAATAAGGAACCAATAATTTAGTCACAAATATTGACTATGAATCTTGTCTTGTTCCTcaattttttactaaaatgttttattcaatcactctcacttttgACTAATATGAGCTAtccatataaattaaaatatatatttaatttaattaaatattcaaatcttttctttcgaTATTATTTTgctgaaaataaatagaggtGTTTGTGGGTTGAGTTCGATCGAGTTTGCACATTTTTTAGACTCGACCCAATTATTTGCAGAGTAAAATTTTTAACCCGATTAGTTCGGGTTGTTTtagtcatttatttaaatttttgttattaataaaactaaatattataaattatttttaaaaatagttagagaataaataattacaaaactaaataaatatatgccCGTAGAATTGAACCAGTTccattgaatttaattttagaggtTCCACAGAACAAttaattcaactcaactcaattaaaataaattcgtAATCTATTCCAAACGGTAAGAATTAGATTTTTCAAGTCATAAgcttttcaatttatttatttatttataattcttatggtctaatgtttattttggaatttaattattttagaatttaaatttatttattttaagttgaCTAAAAGAATCTTATAATATTTGGTCTATCATCATCTTTGTGCACTTTTCAAGCTTATAATTGGCTTAAAAAATCAACCTTTAGCTTTTGGGATTGAAGAGACTTCAAATTAAGAGTTTTAAGAATCTTTTggaatctaatttttttattttaaccaacttgtttgaaaattttacctTTTCCCAATCTTTTCAACCTAACTTTTTAACAGtttaagatatttatatttttttagaactatttttaatatatatatatatatattttaaaaattatatatatataatataatatttaggttaaattaataaaaacactttaattttgtatgtttcaaaaataatatctttaatattctaacttaaaaagaaacctttagttttagatgaaataattagtagtttattttattaatactcttaatttttaaaaaaaaaaataattaaaaatagtattttttaaaaaaatttaaaaataaattagttttagACCAAAACTAActataaaactatttttcaactttttagatttaagagtattattattattaaatgaaagctaaaaaaaaaacatattttttgggagtatttttattaatttattttaaatatttggattaaaaaataatattgaagtaaacactgtttttttctttgtaaaaaagaaaataatatgtattttattattgttttcccTCTTACAACATGTTGGAATACTAACGTTGTTAACACACAGGGCATGTCCCTTCTTACAATGGCTGTCTCCCTTCCAACCTTAAGGCCGCCATCGTGCGACCAGCCGAACTCCGGCCACTGCCAGAAGGCCTCCACGCTGCAGCTTGCCGTCTACTTTGGTGCACTCTACATCTTAGCGGTCGGCACGGGCGGCACGAAGCCAAACATCTCGACGATCGGGGCGGACCAGTTCGACGACTTCCACCCGAAGGAGAAGAAGCAAAAGCTATCATTTTTCAACTGGTGGATGTTCAGCATTTTCTTTGGCACTCTTTTTGCCAACATAATTCTTGTTTACATTCAAGACAACATTGGGTGGACCCTTGGTTATGGCCTTCCAACTATTGGCCTTGCCGTTTCTATTGGTATTTTTGTCGTCGGAATTCCCTTCTACCGCCACAAGGTTCCCGCCGGAAGCCCCTTTACTCGGATGGCTAAGGTTATTGTCGCCGCCATCAACAACCGGAAACTGCCGCTGCCAAGGGACGCTAAGGAACTCTACGAGTGGAACTTTGAAGAGtacaccaagaagaagaagtttaGGATGGAGGCCACTCCCACTTTGAGGTAACTCTCCTTTCCAATTTCACCCGCCATCCAAATATGTCCAAACAAGTATTTATAGCGGAGAAAACACGAACACAATTCTCGTAAAGTTCCTTAGTAACTTGTTCTattataattagtttattaGCTCACCGTCTCTTCTTTTGTTCTCCCTTAGCTCACTCAACAAAGCTTCGATCCAAACGGGTTCAACCGATCCATGGCGACTCTGCACCGTAACCGAAGTGGAAGAAACAAAGCAAATGATTCGAatgatcccaattctattcgCAACCTTTGTCCCAAGCATCATGTTGGCTCAAGTCAATACTCTGTTCATAAAACAGGGCACCACTCTGGATCGAAAAGTCGGCAACTTTAAAATCCCACCGGCGAGCTTGAGTGCCTTCGTCACCGCTACGCTGCTCGTCAGCGTCGTAATTTACGACCGATTCTTCGTCAAGATCATGAGAAAATTCACCAAGAATCCTAGAGGGATCACTCTACTGCAACGGATGGGAACTGGGATTGTCCTCCATACCTTGATCATGGTTGTCAGCTGTCTAGTTGAGCGGCGGCGGCTGGCGGCAGCCAGAGAGCACGGTGTTGTTCAGAGTGGCAGCGAAGTTCCGTTAAGTATCTTCATCTTGCTACCGCAGTTTATTCTCATGGGGGTTGCCGATGCCTTCATGGAGGTCTCCAAAATTGAATTCTTCTACGATCAAGTAAGTCTCGTTTAATCCGTTTACTCATAACTCAATcgttataaaatttaatcatttattcatattcttaACATCAGGCACCAGAGAGTATGAAGAGTCTCGGAACATCATACTCAACGACAGCAATCGGGACCGGAAATTTCCTCAGTAGCTTCCTTCTAGCAACAGTTTCCGACATCACAAGCCGCAATGGGCGAAAAGGGTGGATCCTCAACAACCTAAACGCATCCCATCTCGACTACTACTACGCCTTCTTCGCCATTCTCAACTGCTtaaacttcatcttcttcctcttcgttTCAAGGTATTACGTATACAAAGCTGAAGTTTCAGACTCCATAAAATTACTCTCCGAACAACTGAAAGAGAAGGCTCCATCAAAAGAATCAAACAACCCATATTAACATCTCCAACGAACTTTAGAGGCGTTCGCCATTGAAGAAGCTCTAAGCTTGTACTTGtttcttcatttaatttaCGATCGTGCAAATAATATGATTATATAGTTTATCCACGCAAAGTAAATCTAgttttttaaaccaaaatgGTTAGCGGTTATTTTACTTCCATTTCGTTCTACAAACAAGAGGAACGAtcgaacaaacaaaaattgtaaatttactTAATCgggtataaaaattattctcgCTCATgcaactaaaaaaacaaatggtGACGCatagaaatttataattcacccaaaattaaaataaagtcaaattcctttttttaaaaattattttttaattttttttttttcccaacaTTTTGGTTTGGatgtttgtttataaataaatttcagtATCTTTATGAGTTTTGGCAATATTTATAGGACGTGGTTAGGTGGGGAATGAATTTACGGGTAAGGGtcaaaatggtaatttaaGAAAGCTTTTAATGAGGGAAGTTACAATTATCCACAAAAGGAAAGTACAAGACAAAACAGTAATTTCCTGTCtgtctttttaattttttataatctttttttttttttttctataaatgcAAAATTGGgctatgaattttttattaacttttgtTGTTGTGCCGTAAGAGATTTGGTGATGGCTATCGAAGGCGTTGCTGATGACTACACACAGGATGGGACTGTGGATCTCAAGGGCAACCCTGTTCGTCGCTCCAAGAGGGGTGGCTGGAAAGCTTGCTCCTTTATTATCGGTATttctctcctttctttctttcgaTCTCGATACGCTTCTCTCCATCCTCGATTTCGTGTTTTAGTTCACGTGGGTTTATAGAAATTTACACGATAAATCATAAGAAATGAGCGTAATAGTTATATAGTGTGAATTTGACTTACTTTTGGGTTTATACTGTcggtttgaatttgatttgtaAGATAGTGTtcgttaaaaaaagaaatatatgggTGTTGTGAACAGTGTATGAAGTGTTCGAAAGGATGGCGTTTTATGGGATATCTTCGAACCTAGTGATATATTTGACGGTTAGACTACAACAAGGCATTGTTACGGCGTCTAACAATGTCACAAACTGGGTTGGGGTTGTCTGGATGACTCCTGTTTTGGGTGCTTATATTGCTGACGCCTATCTGGGTCGCTTTTGGACCTTCATGGCTGCTTCGGTTGTCTACTTAATGGTACgtcctctctctttttttgtattaactttaaaaaatgaatcacGGGTATTAaggaaacttttgaaattgaattattttaagagtttATACTAACATGGTTAATCTACAGGGAATGTCCTTTCTAACAATGGCCGTCTCAATCCCGTCGCTAAAGCCGCCATTGTGCCCCCAACCAACCGTCGGCCACTGCGACAAGCCCTCCGCGCTGCA is a window encoding:
- the LOC111779252 gene encoding protein NRT1/ PTR FAMILY 5.2-like isoform X1 — its product is MAVEQGLADDYTQDGTVDLKGNPVRRSQRGGWRACSFVVVYEVFERMAFYGISSNLLIYLTTRLGQGTVTASNNVTNWVGAVWMTPILGAYVADAYLGRFWTFIIASIIYLSGMSLLTMAVSLPTLRPPSCDQPNSGHCQKASTLQLAVYFGALYILAVGTGGTKPNISTIGADQFDDFHPKEKKQKLSFFNWWMFSIFFGTLFANIILVYIQDNIGWTLGYGLPTIGLAVSIGIFVVGIPFYRHKVPAGSPFTRMAKVIVAAINNRKLPLPRDAKELYEWNFEEYTKKKKFRMEATPTLSSLNKASIQTGSTDPWRLCTVTEVEETKQMIRMIPILFATFVPSIMLAQVNTLFIKQGTTLDRKVGNFKIPPASLSAFVTATLLVSVVIYDRFFVKIMRKFTKNPRGITLLQRMGTGIVLHTLIMVVSCLVERRRLAAAREHGVVQSGSEVPLSIFILLPQFILMGVADAFMEVSKIEFFYDQAPESMKSLGTSYSTTAIGTGNFLSSFLLATVSDITSRNGRKGWILNNLNASHLDYYYAFFAILNCLNFIFFLFVSRYYVYKAEVSDSIKLLSEQLKEKAPSKESNNPY